In one Zobellia galactanivorans genomic region, the following are encoded:
- a CDS encoding mechanosensitive ion channel family protein gives MSEGVASYLNLLIVLVSSLILAWFLDLIIWRVLRNLSLRFARKSKTNFDNFLVMNKVPRYVAHIVPLTILFKFFPFAFFHFEYGGIVALKILQITFVILTLFIVKSLFRSTNDYLKTKPRFRDKPMDSYIQVFMIFAWFVGILTIFAIITDVLIWKFFTALGAGSAVILLIFKDSILGLVASIQVSINDMVRIGDWITFEKYGADGNVSEITLATVKVQNFDKTITTIPTYALISDSFKNWRGMENSGGRRMKRALVISQRSIRFLHPEDIESFKNIELIRDYLSTRDEQITSYNTANGVNKELAINGKNLTNIGVFRKYVINYLQNHPAVNKGMTLMVRQLAPTTQGIPLEIYAFSSDKRWENYEYIMADIFDHLFAALPYFDLEVFELPTSLNPLPAKMN, from the coding sequence ATGAGCGAAGGCGTCGCATCGTACCTGAACTTGTTGATCGTATTGGTAAGCTCATTAATTTTAGCCTGGTTTCTAGATTTGATAATCTGGCGCGTTTTGCGTAACCTATCCTTACGGTTCGCCCGAAAGTCGAAGACCAATTTCGACAATTTCTTGGTGATGAACAAGGTGCCCCGTTATGTGGCCCATATCGTTCCTTTAACTATCTTGTTCAAATTCTTCCCCTTTGCCTTTTTTCATTTTGAATATGGCGGTATTGTCGCACTCAAAATATTACAGATTACCTTTGTTATATTGACCCTGTTTATAGTCAAGAGTCTCTTTAGGAGCACGAACGACTATCTAAAGACCAAGCCACGGTTTCGCGATAAACCTATGGATAGCTACATCCAGGTCTTTATGATCTTTGCATGGTTTGTGGGCATCTTGACCATTTTTGCCATCATTACCGATGTTTTGATCTGGAAGTTTTTCACCGCCCTTGGTGCCGGCTCCGCCGTAATCTTGCTCATATTCAAAGATTCTATCTTGGGTCTGGTTGCGAGTATACAGGTCAGCATTAACGATATGGTGCGTATTGGCGATTGGATTACTTTTGAAAAATACGGTGCCGATGGTAATGTCAGTGAAATCACGCTCGCCACGGTAAAAGTGCAGAACTTTGATAAGACCATCACTACCATTCCCACCTATGCCTTGATCTCCGATTCATTCAAAAACTGGAGGGGCATGGAGAATAGCGGTGGTAGACGAATGAAGCGCGCCTTGGTCATCAGCCAAAGAAGTATTCGCTTTTTACATCCAGAAGACATTGAATCCTTTAAAAACATCGAGCTTATACGAGACTACCTGAGTACGCGAGACGAGCAGATTACTTCGTACAATACGGCCAACGGGGTAAATAAGGAACTAGCCATCAATGGAAAAAATCTCACCAATATCGGCGTTTTTAGAAAGTATGTGATCAATTATTTACAGAACCACCCTGCCGTAAACAAGGGAATGACCTTGATGGTACGACAGCTAGCCCCCACCACGCAAGGGATTCCATTGGAAATCTATGCCTTTAGTTCTGACAAACGTTGGGAAAACTACGAATATATCATGGCCGACATTTTCGACCACCTCTTTGCCGCATTGCCTTATTTTGATTTAGAAGTTTTTGAACTGCCTACTTCTTTGAATCCCCTTCCTGCAAAAATGAACTAA
- a CDS encoding carboxymuconolactone decarboxylase family protein, translating into MSTLTNHTLETAPEESKPLLENSIKAFGNIPNLHAVLAGAPGLLKAYQSLHELFVNSSFDNDELTVVWQTINVEHACHYCVPAHTAIAKMMKVDDAITEALRNGTELPSEKLQVLHETTLKIVRNRGHIENEDVQAFYAVGYEERQLLEIILGLSQKVISNYVNHIAETPVDTAFQKFAWKKEEKIA; encoded by the coding sequence ATGAGCACATTAACAAATCACACCCTAGAAACAGCACCCGAAGAAAGCAAGCCATTATTGGAAAATTCCATTAAGGCGTTTGGTAATATTCCAAACCTTCATGCGGTATTGGCTGGGGCACCCGGTCTTTTAAAGGCTTACCAATCTTTACATGAGCTTTTTGTAAACTCATCTTTTGATAATGATGAGCTTACCGTGGTATGGCAAACGATTAATGTAGAGCATGCTTGTCACTATTGTGTGCCGGCGCATACCGCCATCGCAAAAATGATGAAGGTAGATGATGCCATTACCGAAGCCTTGAGAAATGGTACTGAATTACCATCTGAAAAACTACAGGTTCTTCACGAAACGACACTTAAGATTGTTCGTAACAGGGGACATATTGAAAATGAAGACGTACAGGCGTTTTACGCTGTCGGTTACGAAGAGCGACAATTGCTTGAGATCATCTTGGGCCTTTCCCAAAAAGTGATCAGTAACTATGTAAACCATATTGCAGAAACTCCGGTTGATACAGCTTTTCAAAAATTTGCTTGGAAAAAAGAAGAGAAGATTGCCTAA
- a CDS encoding DsbA family oxidoreductase — MAEKIKIDLVSDVVCPWCVIGYKRLERAISEMGIEDKIELEWQPFELNPHMPPEGQNVQEHLTEKYGSSLEDQKLSQERMTEFGEELGFTFDYFDDMRMANTRDAHVLLEYAHEKGKQTELKMRLVTAFFSERKDVSKRAVLAEELKAVGLNAEEAMARLDDDNARYEVTSKEQYWQGLGVSSVPTFVFDKKSALTGAQPVEVFKQVLTELIEK; from the coding sequence ATGGCAGAAAAGATAAAGATAGATTTGGTTTCAGATGTAGTTTGTCCTTGGTGTGTAATAGGTTACAAACGCTTGGAAAGGGCCATTTCTGAAATGGGTATTGAAGACAAGATCGAGTTGGAATGGCAACCCTTCGAACTGAATCCGCATATGCCGCCTGAAGGGCAAAATGTACAAGAGCACCTTACCGAAAAGTACGGTTCCTCACTTGAAGATCAAAAATTGTCTCAAGAGCGAATGACGGAATTTGGCGAAGAGCTAGGCTTTACCTTCGACTATTTTGATGATATGAGAATGGCCAATACCCGTGATGCACACGTTTTACTCGAATATGCACATGAAAAGGGCAAGCAGACCGAATTGAAAATGCGATTGGTTACGGCATTTTTTAGTGAAAGAAAAGATGTGTCAAAGCGAGCGGTCTTGGCAGAAGAGCTAAAGGCCGTTGGTTTAAATGCAGAAGAGGCCATGGCCCGACTGGATGATGATAATGCACGTTATGAAGTCACTTCCAAAGAGCAATATTGGCAGGGACTGGGCGTATCTTCGGTACCTACTTTTGTGTTCGATAAAAAGAGCGCACTGACGGGGGCACAGCCGGTAGAGGTTTTTAAACAAGTGCTTACCGAACTTATAGAAAAGTAG
- a CDS encoding DUF5060 domain-containing protein, whose amino-acid sequence MDATRSYRTNFLVSKYIVMAVLFLVFGCQATKTDKEKKEGLRGQNQELSSQPHADEVADNAIATPIYQQWHTVELDFKGPQTSENATDNPFLNYRLNVEFKHAETNYTIRGFYAADGNASESSSDKGNIWRVRFTPDQLGKWTYSAELYHKDSIAIKGDISGAEKLSISNATGGFKVIQSDKEGVDFRAHGRLVVSKGYYKFRNSDRYWVKVGANSPENLLGYVDFDDTYRIASSNKDGEASTTDKIHSYPTHLKDWKAGDPTWKDGKGKALVGAINYLADTGMNSVYFLTMNLLGDGKDVWPYTKPDELDRFDVSKLEQWEIVFRHMQSRGMMLHVVLQETENETLLDGGDTGPLRRLYLNELMARFGHHLGLTWNLGEENGPADWSPLGQNDAQRRAMAKFIKESDPYQHPVLLHTHSHDPLRSDILDSIVGYTYVDGLSLQQDERKQTAEVIERWKNKSREAGHEWLITMDEIGKWFQGAVLDSEDPTHESLRKYVLWGTLLSGGAGVEWYFGAKHPHNDLNSEDWRQRDRLWKISNHARVFFEENLPYWNMRPEHGLVNLKDAYCFREKGQVYALFLPKTKEATINFLEVEGSYRIRWFDPLNGGELQKGSIDKITGGGIRSLGHPPNTTGSPHDDWVCLLKKI is encoded by the coding sequence ATGGATGCTACCCGATCATACCGAACGAATTTCTTAGTAAGCAAGTATATCGTTATGGCCGTTCTTTTTTTAGTTTTTGGTTGCCAGGCGACTAAAACGGATAAGGAAAAGAAAGAAGGACTAAGGGGCCAGAACCAAGAGCTGTCATCACAACCACATGCCGATGAGGTAGCGGATAATGCCATAGCAACACCCATATACCAACAATGGCATACGGTAGAACTCGATTTTAAAGGTCCCCAAACTTCCGAAAATGCTACCGATAATCCGTTTTTGAATTATAGGCTAAACGTAGAATTCAAGCATGCGGAGACCAATTATACCATTAGGGGCTTCTATGCCGCCGATGGAAATGCTTCGGAAAGCAGTTCCGACAAAGGAAATATCTGGAGAGTTCGGTTTACACCGGATCAATTGGGGAAGTGGACCTATTCCGCAGAGTTGTACCATAAAGATAGCATCGCTATAAAAGGCGATATTTCTGGGGCGGAAAAACTTTCTATTTCAAACGCCACGGGTGGTTTTAAAGTAATCCAATCTGATAAGGAAGGTGTTGATTTTAGGGCGCATGGTAGGCTTGTGGTTTCCAAAGGCTATTATAAGTTTCGGAACAGCGATAGGTATTGGGTGAAAGTAGGGGCGAACAGTCCGGAAAACCTATTGGGCTATGTAGATTTTGACGATACCTACCGGATAGCCTCATCCAATAAAGATGGAGAGGCCAGTACGACCGATAAAATCCATTCGTACCCTACCCATCTAAAAGATTGGAAAGCTGGAGACCCCACTTGGAAGGATGGCAAGGGAAAGGCTTTGGTCGGTGCTATAAACTACCTTGCCGATACAGGAATGAATTCGGTTTATTTTTTGACCATGAATCTTTTAGGTGACGGTAAGGATGTGTGGCCTTATACAAAACCCGATGAGTTAGATCGTTTTGACGTAAGTAAACTTGAACAATGGGAAATCGTTTTTCGCCATATGCAGTCAAGAGGAATGATGTTGCACGTGGTACTACAAGAAACGGAGAACGAAACCCTATTGGACGGAGGCGATACCGGGCCTTTAAGAAGGCTCTATCTCAATGAGTTGATGGCCCGCTTTGGCCACCATTTAGGCCTTACATGGAATTTAGGCGAGGAAAATGGGCCTGCCGATTGGTCTCCCCTAGGTCAGAACGACGCCCAAAGAAGGGCTATGGCGAAATTTATCAAGGAGTCGGACCCGTACCAACATCCCGTACTGCTACATACGCATTCGCATGACCCATTGCGCAGCGATATTTTAGACTCGATTGTGGGGTATACATATGTAGACGGACTTTCATTGCAGCAAGACGAAAGAAAACAAACCGCTGAGGTCATCGAAAGATGGAAAAACAAATCAAGGGAAGCGGGACACGAATGGCTCATTACCATGGATGAAATTGGGAAATGGTTTCAAGGGGCCGTGCTCGATAGTGAAGACCCTACCCATGAAAGCTTAAGAAAATATGTGCTTTGGGGCACCTTACTTTCCGGAGGGGCGGGAGTAGAGTGGTATTTCGGGGCCAAGCATCCACACAATGATTTAAATTCTGAAGACTGGCGGCAGCGCGATCGGCTTTGGAAAATATCAAACCATGCCCGTGTATTTTTTGAGGAGAACCTTCCGTATTGGAACATGCGGCCCGAGCACGGTTTGGTCAATCTGAAAGATGCCTATTGCTTTAGGGAAAAAGGCCAGGTCTATGCTCTTTTCCTTCCCAAGACAAAGGAAGCTACTATCAATTTTTTGGAGGTAGAAGGAAGCTATCGGATACGTTGGTTCGACCCTCTCAACGGAGGCGAACTTCAAAAAGGTTCCATCGATAAGATTACGGGAGGTGGCATCCGCTCTTTGGGCCATCCGCCCAATACCACGGGTTCGCCCCATGACGACTGGGTATGTCTTCTAAAAAAGATATAA